Proteins encoded by one window of Myripristis murdjan chromosome 1, fMyrMur1.1, whole genome shotgun sequence:
- the dusp5 gene encoding dual specificity protein phosphatase 5, with the protein MKVSSIDCRRLKKIIRKECGSCLIVDCRPYFSFTNSSIKGSVNVNLNSVVVRRSRGGPVPLQFVIPDERALFRLREGSISAVIALDDRTPHWQKLKKDSVAQIVINTLSHLASGANICFLKGGYENFHSQYPELCTEVKTIDQSGTETEKRVTSHSEKLSHHKPDYDQGKPVEILPFLYLGSAYHASRQDYLSDLHITALLNVSRRDLQPAKGHYNYKWIPVEDSHMADISSHFQEAIAFIDHVKQSGGKVLVHCEAGISRSPTICMAYIMRTQRLQLDEAFDIIKQRRAVVSPNFSFMGQLLQYESEVLSSAPAHAATPEPATPSVPDSASFFANEFATTFDTNNFEPSVFALPTSFLQSPVHHQFKLSPITALP; encoded by the exons ATGAAAGTCTCCAGCATAGACTGCCGGCGTCTCAAGAAAATCATCAGGAAGGAGTGCGGGAGCTGTCTCATTGTGGATTGCCGACCTTATTTCTCATTCACGAACTCTAGTATCAAAGGCTCTGTCAATGTCAACCTGAACTCAGTGGTCGTCCGGAGGTCCAGAGGAGGACCGGTGCCTCTCCAGTTTGTCATCCCGGACGAGAGAGCCCTGTTTCGTCTTCGGGAGGGGAGCATATCGGCTGTCATAGCTCTGGATGACCGGACGCCCCactggcaaaaactgaaaaaggacAGTGTAGCACAAATAGTGATAAACACCCTCTCGCATCTAGCGAGCGGGGCCAACATCTGTTTCCTGAAAG GCGGATACGAGAACTTCCACTCTCAATACCCCGAACTTTGCACTGAGGTGAAAACCATCGACCAGAGCGGAACTGAAACCGAGAAAAGAGTCACCAGCCACAGCGAGAAGCTTTCTCACCACAAACCAGATTACGATCAG GGTAAGCCAGTGGAGATCCTGCCTTTCCTCTACCTCGGTAGTGCCTACCATGCCTCCAGACAGGACTATCTCAGCGACCTTCACATCACGGCCTTGCTCAACGTGTCACGCAGGGACCTGCAGCCAGCCAAGGGCCACTACAACTACAAGTGGATCCCTGTGGAGGACAGCCACATGGCCGACATCAGCTCCCACTTCCAGGAGGCCATAGCTTTCATCG aTCACGTGAAGCAATCAGGGGGCAAGGTCCTAGTGCACTGCGAGGCAGGTATCTCACGCTCCCCTACCATCTGCATGGCTTACATCATGAGGACCCAGCGGCTGCAGCTGGACGAGGCCTTCGACATCATCAAGCAGCGCCGGGCTGTCGTCTCGCCCAACTTCAGCTTCATGGGCCAGCTGCTGCAATATGAGTCCGAGGTCCTGTCCTCTGCCCCGGCTCACGCCGCCACCCCTGAACCGGCCACGCCCAGCGTCCCGGACTCCGCCTCCTTTTTTGCCAACGAGTTTGCCACCACCTTCGACACCAATAACTTTGAGCCATCTGTGTTCGCCCTCCCTACCTCTTTCCTGCAGTCCCCGGTCCACCACCAGTTCAAACTGAGCCCAATTACTGCACTGCCTTAA